Proteins from a single region of Trypanosoma brucei brucei TREU927 chromosome 7, complete sequence:
- a CDS encoding farnesyl pyrophosphate synthase (similar to GB:AAO17735.1: farnesyl pyrophosphate synthase {Trypanosoma brucei} (PMID:12618430)), translated as MVMQMFMQVYDEIQMFLLEELKLKFDMDPNRVRYLRKMMDTTCLGGKYNRGLTVIDVAESLLSLSPNNNGEKDDGARRKRVLHDACVCGWMIEFLQAHYLVEDDIMDNSVTRRGKPCWYRHPGVTVQCAINDGLLLKSWTHMMAMHFFADRPFLQDLLCRFNRVDYTTAVGQLYDVTSMFDSNKLDPDVSQPTTTDFAEFTLSNYKRIVKYKTAYYTYLLPLVMGLIVSEALPTVDMGVTEELAMLMGEYFQVQDDVMDCFTPPERLGKVGTDIQDAKCSWLAVTFLAKASSAQIAEFKANYGSGDSEKVATVRRLYEEADLQEDYVAYEAAVAEQVKELIEKLRLCSPGFAASVETLWGKTYKRQK; from the coding sequence ATGGTAATGCAAATGTTTATGCAGGTATATGATGAGATTCAGATGTTTCTGCTCGAAGAACTGAAACTTAAGTTCGACATGGATCCGAATCGAGTCAGATACCTCCGGAAAATGATGGACACCACATGCTTGGGCGGCAAATACAACCGTGGCCTGACGGTGATCGATGTGGCCGagtcccttctttccctAAGCCCAAACAACAACGGTGAAAAAGACGATGGGGCAAGGCGGAAACGTGTTCTACACgatgcgtgtgtttgtggttggatGATTGAGTTCCTTCAGGCCCATTACTTGGTGGAAGATGACATTATGGACAACAGCGTCACGCGGCGTGGTAAGCCATGCTGGTACCGTCACCCAGGCGTCACGGTGCAGTGTGCTATAAATGACGGTCTGCTATTGAAGTCGTGGACTCACATGATGGCGATGCACTTCTTTGCAGACCGTCCTTTTTTGCAGGATTTGCTCTGTCGTTTCAACAGAGTGGATTACACCACAGCTGTCGGGCAGTTATACGATGTGACGTCAATGTTTGACTCAAACAAACTCGATCCCGACGTATCGCAGCCCACTACGACAGATTTCGCGGAGTTCACCCTTTCCAATTACAAGCGGATTGTGAAGTACAAGACAGCTTATTACACTTACCTTCTACCACTAGTTATGGGGCTTATTGTTAGTGAGGCTCTTCCCACCGTTGACATGGGCGTTACGGAAGAGTTGGCCATGCTTATGGGCGAATACTTTCAGGTGCAGGACGACGTCATGGATTGTTTTACACCACCCGAGCGGCTAGGAAAAGTTGGAACTGACATTCAGGATGCAAAGTGTTCTTGGTTGGCCGTAACATTTCTCGCAAAAGCGAGCAGTGCGCAGATTGCTGAGTTCAAAGCAAACTACGGCAGTGGAGACTCGGAGAAGGTGGCCACAGTGAGGCGGCTCTATGAGGAAGCGGATCTGCAGGAGGATTATGTAGCCTACGAGGCTGCGGTGGCAGAGCAGGTGAAGGAGCTTATTGAGAAACTGAGGCTTTGCTCACCAGGATTTGCTGCCAGCGTAGAAACTCTGTGGGGAAAGACTTACAAGCGCCAGAAGTGA
- a CDS encoding centrin, putative (similar to GB:AAL01153.1: centrin {Leishmania donovani}(PMID:11544261)), with amino-acid sequence MAALTDEQIREAFNLFDADGSGAIDAEEMALAMKGLGFGDLPRDEVERTVRSMNTNANGLIEYGEFERMVKSRMAQKDSPEEVLKAFQLFDLDKKGKISFANLKEVAKLLGENPGDDVLQEMIAEADEDGDGEVSFEEFKSVMMQMRGK; translated from the coding sequence ATGGCGGCGCTTACTGATGAACAGATCCGTGAAGCGTTTAATCTCTTCGATGCGGACGGCTCCGGAGCTATCGACGCGGAGGAAATGGCACTGGCAATGAAGGGTTTGGGTTTCGGAGACCTTCCAAGGGATGAAGTGGAACGGACTGTACGGTCGATGAACACCAATGCCAATGGTCTCATTGAATATGGGGAGTTTGAGCGGATGGTCAAGTCACGGATGGCACAGAAGGACTCCCCAGAGGAAGTGTTAAAGGCGTTCCAGTTATTCGACTTggacaaaaaggggaaaatctCGTTTGCAAACCTGAAGGAGGTGGCTAAGCTCCTTGGAGAAAACCCCGGCGATGACGTGCTGCAAGAGATGATTGCCGAAGCAGATGAAGATGGCGATGGCGAAGTGTCGTTTGAAGAATTTAAGAGCGTCATGATGCAGATGCGTGGCAAATAG
- a CDS encoding peptidyl-prolyl cis-trans isomerase, putative (similar to FK506-binding protein 1 (FKBP) (Peptidyl-prolyl cis-trans isomerase)(PPIase) (EC 5.2.1.8) (Rapamycin-binding protein). (Swiss-Prot:P20081) [Saccharomyces cerevisiae]), whose translation MSRNDCVMMDKIIEGDGKTIPRQGSIVTLDYVGYLPDGRKFDSTIERGKPFVFRVGCGEVIKGWDEGIVQMSKGERSRLTMPPSLAFGSTGFPGIIPPNTVIVFEVTLLDVV comes from the coding sequence ATGTCGCGAAATGACTGCGTTATGATGGACAAGATCATTGAGGGCGATGGCAAAACGATACCGCGTCAGGGGAGTATCGTGACACTGGACTATGTTGGATATCTGCCTGATGGTCGAAAGTTCGACTCCACTATTGAAAGGGGGAAGCCGTTTGTTTTCCGTGTTGGATGCGGAGAGGTCATCAAAGGCTGGGACGAGGGAATTGTGCAGATGTCAAAGGGTGAGCGCAGTCGGCTCACCATGCCTCCATCACTGGCCTTTGGGTCAACTGGTTTCCCTGGCATAATTCCTCCTAACACTGTCATTGTGTTTGAGGTCACGCTGTTGGATGTTGTTTGA
- a CDS encoding cyclophilin-type peptidyl-prolyl cis-trans isomerase, putative (similar to GB:AAF89277.1: cyclophilin {Trypanosoma cruzi} (PMID:1141034)) yields MLHRTRLAQLINGRILQYFVPYERDEVNPVVFMDVTVEGDALGRVSVELFHDIVPKTTENFRSLCTGERGYSQCPLFYKGIPFHRVIPGFIVQGGDILLKDGRGNVSVFGFPFPDESFEGKAGKHLRGTVAMAHSAPNQNGSQFFFNLARNDHLDGKFVVCGQVIDGWEVVDRVAVLSGSSCGTPVSRAWITECGQSSGDKLEDTERALSGERALHTMPGKEVLDILSPRY; encoded by the coding sequence ATGCTACATCGTACGCGTTTAGCACAGCTAATTAACGGGAGGATACTGCAGTATTTCGTACCGTACGAACGAGATGAGGTGAACCCCGTGGTTTTCATGGACGTCACCGTGGAGGGAGATGCACTCGGCCGTGTGAGTGTTGAGCTTTTCCACGACATCGTTCCCAAGACAACCGAAAATTTTCGTTCACTATGCACTGGTGAGCGAGGTTACAGCCAATGCCCCTTGTTTTACAAAGGTATTCCATTTCATCGTGTCATCCCTGGGTTTATCGTGCAAGGGGGTGATATTTTGCTGAAGGATGGACGAGGAAATGTTAGTGTGTTCGGATTTCCATTCCCGGACGAGAGTTTTGAGGGTAAGGCAGGGAAACATCTTCGAGGAACGGTGGCAATGGCGCACAGCGCCCCCAATCAAAACGGttcacagttttttttcaacttagCACGGAATGACCATTTAGATGGCAAATTTGTTGTTTGCGGACAGGTTATCGATGGATGGGAAGTGGTTGACCGTGTCGCCGTTTTATCTGGCTCCAGCTGTGGTACGCCGGTTAGTCGAGCGTGGATTACAGAATGCGGTCAGAGTAGTGGTGATAAGCTTGAGGACACGGAACGTGCGTTGTCAGGGGAGCGGGCTTTGCACACGATGCCAGGCAAGGAGGTTCTTGACATTCTGTCTCCTCGTTATTAG
- a CDS encoding I/6 autoantigen (similar to SP:Q26768: I/6 autoantigen. {Trypanosoma brucei brucei} (PMID=9127738)), with amino-acid sequence MLCPPDVAFEKRHFKRRDGNKVVPPSIALVAGLESGFLFKLSAVEDVARRGQFPGLLTEDEFLLMCEESEHIRDAYAMAKHLVALAPDGIFTRATLQETAGKVGSTQDTLSVEEVDALFNALDSDNRGYVSVDEFMDALYGEEGREAMREIRREYMRRKIEVEGEPIVEDEANPEADAEAEAEAEARARAEAEAEARAEAEARARAEAEARARAEAEARARAEAEARARAEAQRPPPPKQKAGCGC; translated from the coding sequence ATGCTCTGCCCTCCAGATGTTGCATTCGAAAAGCGGCACTTCAAGAGGAGAGATGGAAACAAAGTTGTCCCTCCATCTATAGCCCTTGTTGCCGGTTTGGAATCTGGATTCTTATTTAAGTTGTCGGCTGTGGAGGATGTCGCGCGTCGAGGCCAGTTTCCAGGCTTGCTAACAGAAGATGAATttttgctgatgtgtgaAGAGAGTGAGCACATTCGGGACGCATACGCAATGGCGAAGCACCTTGTTGCCCTCGCCCCTGATGGCATTTTTACCCGCGCCACACTTCAGGAAACCGCTGGAAAGGTTGGTTCCACTCAAGACACACTCAGTGTTGAAGAGGTCGATGCGCTTTTTAACGCACTGGACTCGGATAACCGGGGATACGTGTCAGTGGATGAGTTTATGGATGCGCTGTATGgtgaagaagggagagaggCTATGAGAGAAATAAGGAGGGAATACATGCGACGGAAAATTGAGGTTGAGGGCGAGCCCATCGTGGAGGATGAGGCCAACCCCGAAGCCGACGCGGAAGCTGAGGCAGAAGCGGAAGCAAGAGCAAGGGCAGAGGCAGAAGCGGAAGCAAGGGCAGAGGCAGAAGCAAGAGCAAGGGCAGAGGCAGAAGCGAGAGCAAGGGCAGAGGCAGAAGCAAGAGCAAGGGCAGAAGCGGAAGCGAGAGCGAGGGCGGAGGCTCAGCGCCCACCGCCACCGAAGCAAAAGGCAGGTTGCGGGTGCTAA
- a CDS encoding I/6 autoantigen (similar to SP:Q26768: I/6 autoantigen. {Trypanosoma brucei brucei} (PMID=9127738)): MLCPPDVAFEKRCFKRSGNKVTPPSIALGTGLESGFLFKLSAVEDVARRGQFPGLLTKDEFLLMCEESEHIRDAYAMAKHLVALAPDGIFTRATLQETAGKVGSTQDTLSVEEVDALFNALDLGNRGYVSVDEFMDALYGEEGREAMREIRREYMRRKIEAETEPVVEDEANPEADAEVDAEADEEAEADEEAEL; this comes from the coding sequence ATGCTCTGCCCTCCAGATGTTGCATTCGAAAAGCGGTGCTTCAAGAGGAGCGGAAACAAGGTTACTCCTCCATCTATAGCCCTTGGCACCGGTTTGGAATCTGGATTCTTATTTAAGTTGTCGGCTGTGGAGGATGTCGCGCGTCGAGGCCAGTTTCCAGGCTTGCTAACAAAAGATGAATttttgctgatgtgtgaAGAGAGTGAGCACATTCGGGACGCATACGCAATGGCGAAGCACCTTGTTGCCCTCGCCCCTGATGGCATTTTTACCCGCGCCACACTTCAGGAAACCGCTGGAAAGGTTGGTTCCACTCAAGACACACTCAGTGTTGAAGAGGTCGATGCGCTTTTTAACGCACTGGACTTGGGTAACCGGGGATACGTGTCAGTGGATGAGTTTATGGATGCGCTGTATGgtgaagaagggagagaggCTATGAGAGAAATAAGGAGGGAATACATGCGACGGAAAATTGAGGCTGAGACCGAGCCCGTCGTGGAGGATGAGGCCAACCCTGAAGCTGATGCGGAAGTGGATGCAGAAGCGGACGAGGAGGCGGAAGCAGATGAAGAGGCAGAGTTGTGA
- a CDS encoding p22 protein precursor, putative → MRRVVASRKAICEYRLYSQVSPQGYPVTAVTPQQIRRVPFYRHRKLYDLTTRELSEEAIRDFLPPKPAVPAGWSMEHKIGSCRFDLTKTMGADDSAREDLHVVALMEPKKYEQTYRMDNGERNGEEYLVFNLFIKKHQHSGGVEFGLTSIDMELVMDSLVVHSTDREMDYSIGALGPGKTTSVGTSFGQKLNIECRRCRDYRYRGPMLNELDDDLTDEILDYLDERGVNNGFAEYMMAQAHFLEQEEYLNWLRLLKQFAT, encoded by the coding sequence ATGCGGCGTGTAGTTGCTTCACGCAAAGCGATTTGTGAGTACCGCCTGTACTCCCAAGTTTCCCCGCAGGGATACCCAGTCACTGCGGTAACTCCTCAACAGATAAGGCGGGTACCGTTTTACCGCCACCGGAAGCTTTATGATCTTACAACGCGTGAATTGAGTGAAGAGGCCATACGCGATTTTTTGCCCCCCAAACCCGCTGTGCCGGCGGGATGGAGCATGGAGCACAAAATTGGAAGTTGCAGGTTTGATTTGACAAAAACAATGGGTGCCGATGATAGTGCAAGGGAAGATTTGCACGTCGTTGCCTTGATGGAgccaaaaaaatatgaacaaACATATCGGATGGACAATGGGGAACGGAACGGTGAAGAATATCTAGTTTTCAACCTCTTTATAAAGAAACATCAACACTCAGGGGGCGTGGAGTTTGGGTTAACTTCGATTGACATGGAATTGGTGATGGATTCGCTTGTGGTTCACAGCACGGATAGGGAAATGGACTACTCTATCGGAGCTTTAGGTCCaggtaaaacaacaagtgtAGGTACTTCTTTCGGGCAGAAACTGAATATCGAATGCAGACGCTGCAGGGATTATCGTTACCGCGGACCGATGCTCAATGAACTTGATGACGATTTAACTGATGAAATACTAGATTATTTGGATGAACGTGGTGTAAATAACGGCTTTGCTGAGTATATGATGGCTCAGGCGCACTTTCTGGAGCAGGAAGAATATCTTAACTGGTTGCGCTTACTTAAACAGTTCGCTACTTGA
- a CDS encoding synaptojanin (N-terminal domain), putative — MYVEKSPRKRCAVAVKDGTSILFVVLARPLPPPPPKEPELLMFFEKPSSPVAKQPETATGNEVEWQKWSAGSYCVPLVVDERGEIQRYDKLCHREFPNLRDAYRQCGPFESFVEFAALFGCLRLDRMYFLVATKVEEAAVLPFGGAILRVGGTEWISFGIPGSEPLYLTSGDRNRLKEFETYSHEGGYYYSDDCDLRRPFPFVSSKDGNGPQFHSDWSRQLRKPFITAGVESCCSVLLRGFAAEKEVLLKDGSILHVLLCGRQNNLNPGPRYFGRGLNAVNAVGNDHVYEYVMWRQGGGNGPIQFAKHTILRGTVPVHWSTRISKTISEPAMMFSQNKEEVLRGCDSYFSFVFTQLVAIMRYDSGEQLTGRGPRLRCVNMLRQSHHSSEEALTKHFTEAVTKSQAALQQAFPGSQLDLVHVDWLNMLKEQGIDRTTTTFWTTLLATFSTDELVTAGTIGVDGGVTRNSCQTSFVRVNCADSLDRTNIGCFYTCFQSTLNMLAYLRLEPDSFVDQNRLPPLEEQEGERPLETTLAMLQLSGSPRRDSVATWQEACNPSLYPAAIGRALSELYVYNGDTIARLYTNSAAMHSNILRGICGLKAAASNMVIATQRRYENAFEDKSKFRNIELLLGRNIDIHFPSMSQAFLKRPVPVENWGCALIAKGIPVGVPCSEIEQAVRKAWDSLVVPRLREDGIPVTSSDALTFIISAEDNEGEYHDEFICAVKQLTFEQDTSGEEDTNAEQNSEHLAVIEFDKDFCRALDAPFLLQENAILKFQTTGVALEPYTYPVLSENGNSRGIVRKAAKSLRSGVKNFVRGLYK; from the coding sequence ATGTACGTGGAGAAGAGCCCGCGCAAGCGGTGTGCCGTGGCTGTAAAGGACGGAACAAGTATACTTTTTGTAGTTCTTGCTCGCCCGTTGCCACCGCCTCCTCCCAAAGAGCCGGAACTGCTAATGTTTTTTGAAAAGCCCTCGTCACCAGTGGCCAAACAACCTGAAACCGCAACGGGAAACGAGGTGGAGTGGCAAAAGTGGTCTGCCGGTTCATATTGCGTGCCGCTGGTGGTCGATGAAAGGGGAGAAATTCAGCGCTACGACAAGCTTTGCCATAGAGAGTTTCCAAATTTGAGAGACGCATACAGACAGTGTGGTCCATTCGAGTCCTTTGTGGAGTTTGCGGCGTTGTTCGGATGCCTACGTCTCGACAGGATGTATTTCCTTGTTGCTACAAAAGTTGAGGAGGCTGCGGTGCTGCCATTTGGTGGCGCAATCCTCCGGGTTGGTGGCACGGAGTGGATTTCGTTTGGAATTCCCGGTTCGGAACCCCTGTACCTGACGTCGGGGGATAGAAATAGGTTGAAGGAGTTTGAGACCTATAGCCATGAAGGGGGTTATTACTATTCGGATGACTGCGACTTACGGCGGCCGTTTCCGTTCGTTTCATCAAAAGACGGTAACGGCCCACAGTTTCACAGTGACTGGTCAAGGCAGCTACGAAAACCGTTTATAACAGCAGGCGTTGAAAGTTGTTGCTCGGTGTTGCTCCGCGGGTTCGCTGCGGAGAAGGAGGTTTTGCTTAAAGACGGCTCAATCCTTCATGTGTTGCTGTGCGGGAGACAAAATAACCTCAATCCAGGCCCCCGGTACTTCGGTAGAGGATTGAACGCAGTCAATGCGGTGGGAAACGACCACGTGTACGAGTATGTGATGTGGAGACAGGGCGGTGGCAATGGCCCTATTCAGTTTGCCAAACACACAATACTTAGGGGCACGGTTCCCGTACATTGGTCAACACGAATCAGCAAGACTATCTCGGAGCCAGCAATGATGTTCAGTcaaaataaggaagaagTTCTCCGAGGGTGCGATTCGTACTTCAGTTTCGTCTTCACTCAACTGGTTGCCATCATGAGGTACGACTCGGGAGAACAGCTCACCGGCAGGGGCCCCAGGTTGCGCTGCGTCAATATGCTTCGTCAAAGTCATCATAGCAGTGAGGAAGCTCTGACAAAACACTTTACAGAAGCCGTCACGAAATCACAAGCGGCGCTGCAGCAGGCGTTTCCGGGGTCTCAACTTGATCTCGTGCACGTCGACTGGCTCAACATGTTAAAGGAACAGGGTATTGACCGCACCACTACAACCTTTTGGACAACCCTGCTCGCCACATTTTCTACAGACGAACTGGTTACCGCTGGAACCATAGGCGTTGATGGAGGCGTTACGCGGAACTCCTGCCAAACCAGCTTTGTGCGAGTGAACTGCGCCGACTCATTGGATCGAACAAACATTGGGTGTTTTTACACCTGTTTCCAATCAACATTAAATATGTTAGCCTATCTCAGGTTGGAGCCCGACAGCTTCGTCGATCAGAACCGACTACCCCCGCTAGAAGAGCAGGAAGGCGAGAGACCTCTGGAAACCACCTTAGCAATGTTGCAGTTAAGCGGTTCCCCTCGAAGGGACTCCGTGGCCACGTGGCAGGAGGCGTGCAACCCGTCACTGTACCCCGCCGCCATAGGTCGGGCCCTCTCGGAACTGTATGTTTACAACGGCGACACCATTGCGCGTCTTTACACCAACTCGGCCGCCATGCACAGTAACATTTTGCGGGGTATTTGCGGCCTAAAGGCGGCTGCATCCAATATGGTGATTGCAACTCAGCGCCGTTATGAAAACGCGTTCGAAGACAAGAGCAAGTTTCGGAATATTGAACTGTTGCTCGGGCGCAACATCGACATACACTTTCCATCTATGAGCCAAGCCTTTCTCAAACGCCCTGTGCCGGTGGAGAACTGGGGATGCGCCCTTATAGCAAAGGGCATTCCCGTAGGTGTTCCGTGTTCTGAGATCGAGCAGGCTGTGCGTAAGGCATGGGACAGTTTGGTCGTACCCCGATTGCGAGAGGACGGTATTCCCGTAACCTCAAGTGATGCGCTGACTTTCATCATATCTGCCGAAGACAATGAGGGCGAGTACCACGATGAATTTATATGTGCCGTGAAACAGCTCACGTTTGAGCAGGACACGTCCGGGGAGGAGGATACAAATGCCGAACAGAATAGTGAACATCTTGCGGTGATCGAGTTCGACAAGGACTTCTGCCGCGCACTCGATGCCCCGTTCCTTTTACAAGAGAATGCCATACTCAAGTTTCAAACGACCGGTGTTGCTTTAGAACCCTACACGTACCCAGTGCTGTCGGAAAATGGAAATTCACGAGGAATCGTTCGGAAGGCGGCCAAATCACTTCGGAGTGGGGTTAAAAATTTCGTGCGGGGATTATACAAGTAA
- a CDS encoding glutathione-S-transferase/glutaredoxin, putative, with the protein MFTKGSMSRKLLCATGALAGLGFAGGYVTYQRRLEENRSCTAEDFNAAQDQTELQFALSHITDPKKCPPILLYRYSTCPFCATTKSFLDYNKIRYECVEVEPMFKKEISMSAYKKVPQLKFCVRGDDGPFLVDSEVIVSTVAKHVGMGKQLEDPEVKKWREWARGPMVRLLTLEFNSSLLNSWGSYSYIDNIETIPYKNKIFLKLVGAPVMYLVAQYVTKPRLLKSGDLLPTDDPKVKLHNEIDRFVKEGLLDGKKKFHGGSKPDLADLDTHGVLQSVRGHRLYNEIIEATTIKPWLERMDEAVGNEKYIPK; encoded by the coding sequence ATGTTCACAAAGGGGTCCATGTCACGGAAGCTTCTGTGTGCCACAGGCGCTTTGGCGGGTTTGGGTTTTGCTGGCGGCTATGTGACATATCAGCGGCGGTTGGAGGAAAACAGGAGTTGCACCGCTGAGGATTTCAACGCTGCGCAGGACCAGACGGAGCTGCAGTTTGCACTGTCGCATATCACCGACCCAAAGAAGTGCCCACCCATTCTTCTCTACCGCTACTCAACGTGCCCTTTTTGTGCCACCACGAAGAGTTTTCTCGATTACAACAAAATCCGATACGAGTGTGTGGAGGTGGAGCCAATGTTTAAAAAGGAGATATCCATGAGTGCGTACAAGAAGGTGCCACAGCTGAAGTTCTGTGTAAGGGGTGATGACGGTCCTTTCCTCGTGGATTCGGAGGTAATAGTCAGTACCGTTGCGAAACACGTAGGAATGGGAAAGCAGTTGGAGGACCCTGAAGTTAAGAAATGGCGTGAGTGGGCTCGTGGGCCTATGGTTCGGCTCTTAACATTGGAATTCAATTCATCCCTCCTAAACTCATGGGGGTCATACTCGTACATTGACAACATCGAAACTATCCCGTATAAGAACAAGATCTTTCTAAAACTTGTGGGTGCACCGGTCATGTACCTCGTGGCGCAGTACGTCACGAAACCACGACTCCTAAAAAGCGGGGACTTGCTCCCCACGGACGATCCAAAGGTGAAACTCCATAATGAAATTGACAGGTTTGTTAAGGAGGGTTTACTCGAcgggaaaaagaagtttcATGGCGGTTCCAAGCCGGATCTCGCGGATTTGGACACCCACGGTGTGCTGCAGTCCGTCAGAGGGCATCGACTATACAATGAAATTAtcgaagcaacaacaatcaAGCCGTGGTTGGAGCGGATGGATGAGGCGGTGGGTAATGAGAAATACATCCCAAAGTGA